The proteins below come from a single Drosophila busckii strain San Diego stock center, stock number 13000-0081.31 chromosome X, ASM1175060v1, whole genome shotgun sequence genomic window:
- the LOC108605294 gene encoding mucin-5AC isoform X9, which translates to MAPSAATVASTTIIIRISTRSPDIRHGPAFHRIAPIARAAMTVMPHPSPVASAAPLSPAVQRHRQHRQQQQSVWPLPASTTTKANNNNTAAAAATTTSTTTTTKHSSEPQSSTKTTVISSTTTTTSELPTDNQSQYTYATTKPDDIFSLPTTTTINNNEPLLNTTTTTTTTNTNATSNSNAQPHNNKNVDNNNSELLTKTKHSINAASTKINNTPTTIAAAIVEPPCVRKSYYKLGPSDQQAADSSISSVAEAPIEATAASVATSKKPSSPAPKRTTSNHSKPQTPVHIYNTDDDDGDQDADQDKPTPARRSSKSPSIERHTVHRETAFETVKQREPLEEDLLNIVDQIQIDESELLIKRKPQQPARQSPEKEQPTSYKPQQPTRSSPEKTTLQELPAGPATKPKQAPRHSPEKQTVPTSFINKPRQSPERQEIPRQSPEKQTVPTKFNDKPRQSPEKEQFPRQSPVKEQPAAWQPQQPARQPTAEEPEWPRQSPEWELPAKSKQTPRQSAEKQLPESKDKPRQSPEKTLKPTPAVSEPTTHVTEDAFFRSTLNQKVTNTTKNINETFITNERQPTAEPTKPSNVDVHDKPETPELPDGGFISKSPEPVDNQPCYRKKGLTRRETFEDRCRKILGMEEDGDTQGNFTQKTNDDDDDDDDEKTTDDEVEQTTTTIETFEVKIEDCPDDDDDEDKPTRVTETFVITKPVIKVEPERSEVHITESDEFESTTKNTTKKQVVQPKVEQQPREEAQKPWQPKDDAELIIVETTNITKQPRGPKSTSPQRKTSLPKSPTRQTDQTIHYVTEKIIDCQDKNVSPSKQPLKPDVEAKSSVKPKTTETPKSTTTERRNSRTSTAATKTKPNNKDSPVKSPRKESLPRTSNKRDSLLEETTTTTTTTTTTNKRNSLPKQRKPNDSSPSHIKERLRSSARKPKQPQADQVDAESSSSDTSPTRAPSDLSRRRSSNISVHTEIIIDHATPKTPSPRSERKQPQQPQVSPQARRQLPVTERKESAPVPRVTRRDKDKVTRSTSEHVIKLVNGKPAPEMSTLRPNPSTRSNKCFTSKSIKLSEQLLNSEDVIIDIQQAKSSREPSPDRIVPTPVTSELDAGHKPRYPDVVQEPEDEPRRPPVITNIPIFEEQSNSFVGCTISELRSHANGIDVEVLDNPTVEAPQSLDYQQPASISHSVPVDECLLSVHEKVNKFTQDAELIKQPKSSAPFSRQFDEHAQVSASDECLLSINQKVDKFLKSAETVTKPITPTRDIQRPSFEQLPEELRQDDCTLSVSQKVHKFIDTADKLAPSAPQKSPRLVANIERHISRQSEPELDQESEPEQPMYSEPEEDDLLPMSKQHTTAIELKRQKDILNRPSVFNQRKPSLPKTKTMSSTTLINEERKSYRQQPGSANPTTTTRKPKDSTDAQPTQRGEAISEQQWVLSVDVDELKETKSKSPQAKPSKVKPADVDEVNPKSKSPLSSRKQPKTSSEHEELPQLESTFTTRTTTTKSKSPLNARKQPKTQPSDEEPARSPTSKSKSPLTNRKPIKPSLELAPSDEEFEQLESTYTTRTTTTKSKSPLSPNKTQPSDEEPTFIAGRKTKSPMSPTKTQPSDEESTFSRRTKSKSPSKQPQTHPSDEESTFSRRTKSRSPQRNQPKPSKTPEATHPSDEEFEQLETSFITRTTTNKSKLVRSPQAPSEEEETPELNNSTTRRSSNKLKSATNVKSTHTKTSVVKKQDVDVNTYNSRSSTTPQSKSLSSPKSPHNNSTTTTTTTTMSKTSTEHSIKPTNPKTHSSYAPDTDKCVETVLERKSPSSSSRAAPAAARSVASRRHMFEQPATAAPTAAPANDSSSPSRRPSYMDHTKCSLEHMRRDSLELNKTHYTRKNSLEDDANCEPRNPNAAVKFDVPRRSSNSNSNNNNNSSSIDADTDIEQIFDLVQLEQLLETVSSYELRRRIRAQIRLIKKNMLNAGTTTTTTTTTTTTMRSSNSSTPARQATPVGRRAEQVDTGKPPVKPRERSASPAAAKRRSSNTPTKASDKPSTGSPIWTDRSKVLRASSGSVSPTPRKASNTSTSTSSSSSTKLTRSSNSNSSSSSTKTITKSSSKPREEDCITSSYGVGPTDEHGLPLFGIRALKKKTTPAANCETKQEVTGYVIEEQFYAADNATPRHERKELIYSSNPEQLLSLQQQLQQTDSSSNNTTLQREFKQIDAADAISTPEVTNYVRRGSVKELSERFIRKESNASSTSSSQRQDEPETEDSESTEVCSVIEVEPQLRQHTSSTTSTSTRTSSRANNTRSFLNTTGEDRHVSSVDDVLERMRNADNVMEPGDNAEDREARALLNKFLGASVIMQGVESMLPAGQRQQNRTSSNSNTNNSNSSQAVKTTRITNTYNKTGNTSSSSNNNSNNKRNSSSALVTRTTCDIEEIWDEQILKQLLEQASTYEERRKIRARLRELMAEREEQKNLKASGAKAAAQADEESSSASEYEEIIEEVTDYSDEEEEEEEEAPVKEVKKVAATPPPAKKEEKKESTVKLEQKLAKVEISKEQVDGQQAHKGQQQSATTTERTESKSKDGGSVVTTTTTKVTTRTMSGKNISPLAKFKQLDKAAAQQQAQKSSPTTSTTPGGSAQPLFKFTDPALNARAATVKDQLLQWCQHKTQEYENVQITNFSASWSDGLAFCALIHHFLPDAFDYSKLTKQTRRHNFELAFSVADEKAGIAPLLDVEDMVEMSRPDWKCVFVYVQSIYRRFRNCQ; encoded by the exons ATGGCTCCCAGCGCCGCGACAGTGGCCAGCACCACCATCATCATCCGCATCAGCACTCGGAGCCCAGACATACGCCACGGTCCAGCATTTCATCGCATCGCACCTATCGCGCGGGCAGCCATGACAGTCATGCCCCATCCGAGTCCAGTCGCATCAGCAGCACCACTGTCACCCGCAGTACAGCGGCATCGCCAACatcgacaacagcaacaaagtgtGTGG CCTTTGCCAGCGAGCACTACTAcgaaagccaacaacaacaacacagcagcagcagcagcaactacaacaagcacaacaacaaccactaaGCATAGCAGCGAGCCACAGTCCAGCACTAAAACCACCGTTataagcagcacaacaaccacaacaagcGAATTGCCCACAG ATAACCAATCACAGTATACGTATGCTACTACTAAGCCCGACGATATATTCTCTTTGcccactactactactattaacAACAACGAACCACTACTAaacactacaacaacaacaacaacaaccaacaccAACGCAACCTCCAACTCCAATGCCCAgccccacaacaacaaaaacgtcgacaacaacaacagcgagttgttaacaaaaacaaagcacagcATTAACGCCGCCAGCACCAAAATCAAcaatacaccaacaacaatagctgctgctattgttgaaCCGCCCTGTGTGCGTAAATCTTACTACAAGCTTGGTCCGTCCGATCAGCAggcagcagacagcagcatcagcagtgTTGCCGAGGCGCCAATAGAAGCTACTGCTGCCAGTGTTG CCACGTCCAAGAAACCCAGCTCACCTGCACCCAAACGCACCACCAGCAACCATAGCAAACCCCAAACACCCGTACATATCTATAAtactgatgatgatgatggtgatcAGGATGCTGATCAGGATAAACCCACACCGGCCAGACGCAGCTCCAAGTCGCCCAGCATTGAGCGACACACGGTCCACAGGGAGACAGCATTTGAAACTGTTAAGCAGCGTGAACCATTGGAAGAGGATTTGCTAAACATTGTGGATCAAATACAGATTGATGAAAGTGAACTCTTGATAAAACGTAAACCTCAGCAGCCAGCGCGTCAAAGTCCCGAAAAGGAGCAGCCGACAAGCTATAAGCCTCAACAGCCTACACGTTCGAGTCCCGAGAAAACTACGCTGCAGGAATTACCAGCTGGGCCAGCTACAAAACCCAAGCAGGCACCACGTCATAGCCCTGAGAAGCAAACAGTGCCAACgagttttattaataaaccaCGTCAAAGTCCAGAAAGGCAAGAAATCCCTCGTCAAAGCCCTGAGAAACAAACAGTGCCAACTAAATTCAACGATAAGCCACGTCAAAGTCCCGAAAAGGAACAATTCCCACGTCAATCTCCAGTGAAGGAACAACCAGCTGCttggcagccacagcaaccaGCTCGTCAGCCTACAGCTGAAGAACCGGAATGGCCACGTCAGAGTCCTGAGTGGGAACTGCCAGCCAAGTCGAAGCAAACACCACGTCAAAGTGCTGAGAAGCAGCTGCCTGAGTCGAAGGATAAACCACGTCAAAGTCCCGAAAAGACTTTGAAACCAACTCCAGCTGTATCTGAGCCAACAACCCATGTAACAGAAGATGCATTCTTTCGCAGCACCCTTAACCAGAAGGTAACCAACAccactaaaaatataaacgaaACCTTTATAACGAACGAACGACAGCCAACTGCAGAGCCCACAAAGCCAAGCAATGTGGATGTGCACGATAAGCCAGAAACACCCGAGCTACCCGATGGTGGTTTCATTTCAAAGAGTCCCGAGCCCGTGGACAATCAGCCTTGTTATCGCAAAAAAGGATTAACACGTCGTGAGACATTCGAGGATCGTTGTCGCAAAATTTTGGGCATGGAAGAAGATGGCGATACGCAGGGAAATTTTACGCAAAAGACgaacgatgacgatgacgatgatgatgatgagaagACAACTGATGATGAAGTGGagcaaactacaacaactataGAGACATTTGAGGTGAAAATTGAGGATTGCcccgatgatgatgatgatgaagataAGCCTACGCGTGTAACCGAAACATTTGTTATTACCAAACCTGTGATCAAAGTGGAGCCAGAGCGCAGTGAGGTGCACATAACGGAAAGCGATGAATTTGAAAGCACTACAAAGAACACAACTAAAAAGCAAGTGGTACAACCAAAGGTTGAGCAACAACCTCGCGAGGAAGCACAAAAACCCTGGCAGCCCAAGGATGATGCAGAGCTAATTATTGTAGAGACGACAAATATAACAAAGCAACCACGTGGACCGAAATCAACTTCGCCGCAGCGCAAAACCTCGTTGCCCAAATCTCCCACAAGACAGACCGATCAGACAATACATTATGTAACCGAAAAGATTATCGATTGTCAGGATAAGAATGTAAGTCCTTCAAAGCAACCATTAAAACCGGACGTTGAAGCTAAATCATCGGTCAAGCCGAAGACAACTGAAACGCCAAAATCAACGACAACGGAGCGACGCAATTCACGCACGTCGACAGCTGCCACTAAAACTAAACCTAACAACAAGGACTCGCCAGTTAAAAGTCCACGCAAAGAGTCCTTGCCTagaacaagcaacaagcgtGATAGTTTGCTAGAGgaaaccacaacaacaacaacaactacgacGACAACTAACAAGCGCAATTCTCTGCCCAAGCAACGCAAGCCCAACGACAGCTCACCCAGCCACATTAAGGAGCGACTACGCTCATCAGCACGCAAGCCCAAGCAGCCACAAGCTGATCAAGTGGACGCCGAGTCCAGTTCCAGTGACACCAGTCCCACTCGTGCGCCCAGCGATTTGTCGCGTCGTCGCTCTAGCAACATCTCCGTGCACACAGAGATTATCATCGATCATGCCACACCCAAGACGCCGTCGCCACGCAGCGAGCgcaagcagccgcagcagccacaagtGTCGCCGCAGGCACGCCGCCAGTTGCCGGTGACAGAGCGCAAGGAGTCGGCACCAGTGCCGCGTGTTACGCGCCGTGACAAGGATAAGGTTACACGCTCGACCAGCGAGCATGTCATCAAGCTGGTCAATGGCAAGCCTGCACCGGAGATGAGCACGCTCAGACCCAATCCAAGCACACGCAGCAATAAGTGCTTTACTAGCAAAAGCATCAAGCTCAGCGAGCAGCTGCTGAACAGCGAGGATGTCATCATTGATATACAACAGGCAAAGAGTTCGCGTGAACCCTCGCCCGATCGCATTGTGCCCACGCCTGTGACCAGCGAGCTGGATGCAGGCCACAAGCCACGTTATCCCGATGTTGTGCAGGAGCCAGAGGATGAGCCACGCAGGCCGCCCGTTATTACCAACATACCCATCTTTGAGGAGCAATCGAACAGCTTCGTTGGCTGCACAATCTCCGAGCTGCGCAGCCATGCCAATGGCATTGATGTGGAGGTGCTGGACAATCCCACAGTGGAGGCGCCACAAAGCTTGGACTatcagcagccagccagcattAGTCACAGCGTGCCCGTGGATGAATGTCTGCTGAGCGTGCATGAGAAGGTGAACAAGTTCACACAGGATGCGGAGCTCATCAAGCAGCCCAAGAGCTCAGCGCCGTTCAGTCGTCAGTTCGATGAGCATGCTCAGGTCTCTGCCAGCGATGAGTGTCTGCTCAGCATCAATCAGAAGGTGGACAAGTTTCTCAAGAGCGCCGAGACCGTTACCAAGCCCATTACACCCACGCGTGACATACAGCGTCCCAGCTTTGAGCAATTGCCCGAGGAGCTGCGTCAGGATGATTGCACGCTCAGTGTTTCTCAAAAGGTGCACAAGTTCATAGACACTGCCGATAAGTTGGCACCCAGTGCACCACAGAAATCTCCACGATTGGTGGCTAACATCGAACGTCATATCTCGCGTCAAAGTGAACCCGAGCTGGACCAAGAGTCCGAGCCGGAGCAACCCATGTATAGCGAGCCCGAGGAGGATGATCTGCTGCCCATGTCCAAGCAGCACACCACTGCCATCGAGCTCAAACGTCAAAAGGACATACTCAATCGTCCATCGGTGTTTAACCAACGCAAACCGTCGCTgcccaaaaccaaaaccatgTCCAGCACCACGCTAATCAATGAGGAGCGCAAGAGCTATCGACAGCAGCCGGGCAGCGCTAATCCTACGACTACGACACGCAAGCCTAAGGATTCGACCGATGCGCAGCCCACACAGCGTGGTGAGGCCATAAGCGAGCAGCAATGGGTGCTGAGTGTGGATGTGGATGAACTAAAGGAAACCAAGTCGAAATCCCCGCAAGCTAAGCCAAGCAAAGTGAAGCCTGCTGACGTTGATGAAGTCAATCCAAAGTCCAAATCACCACTCAGCAGTCGCAAGCAGCCCAAGACTTCGTCTGAACATGAAGAACTCCCACAGCTGGAATCTACTTTTACCACACGCACCACGACAACCAAGTCGAAATCACCGCTTAACGCACGCAAGCAACCGAAGACTCAACCTAGCGATGAAGAGCCCGCTCGCTCGCctacaagcaaatcaaaatcacCTCTAACGAATCGCAAGCCAATTAAACCCAGCTTGGAGTTGGCACCTAGTGATGAAGAATTCGAACAACTGGAATCCACCTATACTACACGCACTACAACAACCAAATCGAAATCACCACTGTCTCCCAACAAGACTCAACCCAGCGATGAGGAACCCACGTTCATTGCAGGGCGTAAGACGAAATCTCCTATGTCTCCTACGAAGACTCAACCCAGTGATGAAGAATCCACGTTTAGCAGACGCACCAAGTCAAAGTCACCCAGCAAGCAGCCCCAGACCCATCCCAGCGATGAAGAATCCACGTTTAGCAGACGCACCAAGTCGAGATCACCGCAACGCAATCAACCCAAGCCAAGCAAAACACCTGAAGCTACACATCCCAGTGATGAAGAATTCGAACAATTGGAAACCAGCTTCATTACACGCACCACAACAAACAAGTCGAAATTAGTGCGCAGTCCTCAAGCTCCaagcgaagaagaagaaacacCGGAACTTAACAACTCGACTACACGTCGATCTTCCAATAAATTGAAATCCGCCACAAATGTGAAGTCGACGCATACGAAAACGAGTGTGGTGAAGAAACAGGATGTTgatgtaaatacatacaattcACGCAGTTCCACCACACCACAGTCCAAGTCTTTATCATCACCCAAATCACCACACAACaatagcacaacaacaactacaacaacaacaatgtctaAAACGAGCACCGAGCACAGCATCAAACCAACTAACCCCAAAACCCACAGCAGCTATGCGCCAGACACTGATAAATGTGTTGAAACAGTTCTAGAGCGCAAAAGTcctagctccagctccagagcagccccagcagcagcacgcagcGTCGCCTCGCGACGTCACATGTTTGAGCAGCCAGCCACAGCAGCTCCAACGGCAGCACCAGCTAACGACAGCAGCAGTCCAAGCAGACGTCCTTCGTATATGGATCATACCAAGTGCTCCTTGGAGCATATGCGACGTGATTCATTGGAATTGAATAAGACGCACTATACGCGTAAGAATTCACTGGAGGACGATGCCAACTGCGAGCCACGCAATCCCAATGCAGCGGTTAAATTCGATGTGCctaggcgcagcagcaacagcaacagcaacaacaacaacaacagcagcagcattgatgCGGATACGGATATTGAGCAAATCTTTGATTTagtgcagctggagcagctgctcgaGACAGTAAGCAGCTACGAGTTGCGTCGACGCATACGCGCGCAAATACGTTTGATTAAAAAGAATATGCTCAATgctggcacaacaacaaccactactacaacgacaacaacaacaatgcgcagcagcaacagcagcacgccAGCTAGGCAGGCAACGCCTGTAGGACGACGTGCTGAGCAAGTGGATACAGGCAAGCCACCGGTGAAGCCACGTGAACGCAGCGCcagtccagcagcagccaaacgtcgcagcagcaacacgccCACTAAGGCAAGCGACAAGCCCAGCACGGGCAGTCCCATTTGGACAGATCGCAGCAAAGTGCTGCGCGCTAGCTCTGGCTCAGTGTCGCCTACGCCACGCAAAGCTTCCaacaccagcaccagcaccagcagcagtagcagcaccAAGCtaacacgcagcagcaacagcaacagcagcagcagcagcactaaaacCATcaccaagagcagcagcaaaccacGTGAGGAGGACTGCATAACCTCCAGCTATGGCGTTGGACCTACAGATGAGCATGGCTTGCCGCTGTTTGGCATACGCGCGCTCAAGAAGAAGACAACACCAGCAGCCAACTGTGAGACAAAGCAAG AAGTCACAGGCTATGTCATCGAGGAGCAGTTCTATGCCGCCGACAATGCCACGCCACGTCATGAGCGCAAGGAGCTCATCTACTCCAGCAATCCCGAGCAACTGTTGtcgctgcaacagcaactgcagcaaactgacagcagcagcaacaacacaacgcTGCAGCGTGAGTTCAAACAAATTGATGCAGCCGATGCCATCAGCACTCCGGAGGTTACAAACTATGTGCGTCGCGGCTCGGTTAAGGAGCTGAGCGAACGCTTCATACGCAAGGAGTCGAATGCCTCCTCCACTAGTTCGTCTCAGCGTCAGGATGAGCCCGAGACCGAGGACAGCGAGTCGACCGAAGTCTGCAGCGTCATTGAGGTGGAGCCGCAGCTGCGTCAGcacaccagcagcaccaccagcactAGCACCCGTACTAGCTCCAGAGCCAACAATACGCGCTCTTTTCTCAACACCACGGGCGAGGATCGTCATGTGAGCAGCGTGGATGATGTGCTCGaacgtatgcgcaatgcggATAATG TTATGGAACCTGGCGATAATGCTGAGGATCGTGAGGCGCGcgctttgcttaataaatttctagGCGCTAGCGTTATAATGCAGGGCGTGGAAAGCATGTTGCCAGCTGGTCAGCGACAGCAGAATagaaccagcagcaacagcaacactaacaacagcaacagcagccaagcg GTGAAAACCACACGCATTACCAATACCTACAATAAAACtggcaacaccagcagcagcagcaacaacaactcgaaCAACAAAAGGAACAGCTCCTCAGCACTAGTTACACGCACAACTTGTGACATCGAGGAGATTTGGGACGAGCAAATACTCAAGCAATTG cTGGAACAGGCCTCCACCTACGAGGAGCGTCGCAAAATTCGGGCACGTCTACGCGAACTTATGGCGGAACGCGAGG agcaaaaaaatttaaaagctagcGGCGCCAAAGCCGCAGCTCAAGCTGACgaagaaagcagcagcgccagtgaATATGAGGAAATTATAGAAGAGGTGACCGACTACAgcgacgaagaagaagaagaagaagaagaggcaCCAGTGAAGGAAGTTAAAAAAGTAGCAGCTACACCGCCGCCCGCTAAAAAGGAGGAGAAAAAGGAGTCAACGGTCAAATTGGAGCAAAAATTGGCCAAAGTTGAAATAAGCAAGGAGCAGGTGGATGGTCAACAGG